The genomic stretch CTCGGGCGAGAAAATGTCGGTCACTATGACTTTGTATAAAGTAAAAGATATTGATGAGGCGATTGCTAAAGTGAATGCGATTCAAGCTTATCAAGGCCAGGGTCATTCTTGTGGTATTTACTCCTACAACGATGACAATATTCTGAAATATGGCATGCAAACCAAAACCTCACGGGTGATGGTTAACCAGCCACAGGCGCCATCCAACAGCGGTAACTTGTGGAATGGTATGCGGCAGACTTTTTCTCTGGGTTGTGGTTCCTGGGGCAATAACAGCACTAATAATAATATTACCTGGCAGGATCTGGTCAACATCACTTGGATTTCCAAGCCTTTAGCCACCTCGAAGGTATTGCCTAGTGATGAGGAATTATTTGGTTCTGTCATCGACAAACTCAAGTAACGGGAAGTGCTATGGACTTTAATTTAACTGAAGACCAACTCGCCTTTCAGGCTGCAGCCAGATCATTTTCCGAGGGCGTATTTGCGCCTAATGCTGCTCGCTGGGATGCGGAACATTTTTTTCCCAAAGAGGCACTGAAACAAGCCGGTGAGTTGGGTTTTATGGGGCTTTATACGCCAGAGGACGTTGGCGGCCTTGGTCTGAGTCGGCTGGATACCAGTGTCATCGTAGAAGAATTAGCACGAGGTTGTACCTCAACTGCGGCTTTTCTCACCATTCATAATATGGCCACGAATATGTTGGCCCGCTATGGCCAAGCTGAAATCATTGAACAGTGGTGCCCGGATATCATTGCCGGTAATAAATTGATGTCTTACTGTTTGACTGAGCCGGGTGCTGGCTCCGATGCCGGTTCTTTGCGCAGTACAGCAACGCTGGATGGCGACCATTATCGGGTTAACGGTAGTAAAATGTTTATCTCTGGCGCTGGCGATACTGACCTGCTAGTGGTGATGTTACGTACCGCTGATACCGGTGCCAAAGGCATTACCGCCTTTGCGATTCCTGCCGATTTGCCGGGGATTGAATACGGCAAAA from Oceanicoccus sp. KOV_DT_Chl encodes the following:
- a CDS encoding acyl-CoA dehydrogenase family protein; protein product: MDFNLTEDQLAFQAAARSFSEGVFAPNAARWDAEHFFPKEALKQAGELGFMGLYTPEDVGGLGLSRLDTSVIVEELARGCTSTAAFLTIHNMATNMLARYGQAEIIEQWCPDIIAGNKLMSYCLTEPGAGSDAGSLRSTATLDGDHYRVNGSKMFISGAGDTDLLVVMLRTADTGAKGITAFAIPADLPGIEYGKKEEKMGWNSQPTRLISFDNVQVPVANRLGSEGQGFKIAMEGLDGGRINIATCSLGTAQAALEAATRYTQEREQFGKPIAAFQNTQFKLADMATELVAARQMVRLAAFKLDSKDSDATTYCAMAKRFATDVCFTICNDALQLHGGYGYIKEYPLERYVRDNRVHQILEGTNEIMRVIIARRIVMEGALDLIR